Within the Rhizobium favelukesii genome, the region ATCCCTGCCACTCTTCGATAGGCGTCCAGTCGCACGATGGGCGCCGATCCGCAAGGCTGAAACAGTAGAGATTGCCGCCGCCTCCCGGCTGGTCGCCGTCGCGCCGGATCGGCCGGCCCTGCAAATGGCACTTCAGCAAGGTTCCCACGCCTCCGTGGCCCACGAATGCAATGGGCAAGGCGGGATCATGCGAAGCGAGGACATCGGTGACGGCCGAAACGATCCGCCGTTGCGCATCGATCGCCCGTTCCCAACCTCTGAAGCTCTCTTCGGGATGCGCAAAGAACCAGTCGGCCGCCTTCTCGAATTCCGGCGGCGGCAGGAAACCGGTGGCCGAGCGGTCGTTCTCGTGCATGCCGTGGACGATCTCGACGGGCACCCCTGCAGCGGCGGCAAGGATCTCCGCGGTCTCGATCGCTTTCGTCTCGTGGCTGGAAACGATGCGCCGCAGCTGCCGCACCCAACTGCTTTCGGCTGCCTTGCGGGTGCGCGCGGCACCCGTCTCCGACAATCCCCATTTGGGCACGGGAACGGCTGGATCGATCTTCACTTGCGGATGGGTGATGTAGAGGCCAAACACCGGGTTCAGCTGCGCCGGTAGATCCAGAGCTGCGCCGGCGGGATGTTGCGAACGATGAAGTCGAAGTGCTGGATGTGATAGCGATCCGGCCGGGCAATGATTGGCGACACCGGGCCGTAGGAAATCTGCACGACGGGCCGGCCTGCCGGCAGGCGGTCGAGCAGGCTTTCCAAAAGCGCGATGCGCGCCTGCATCGGGAAGTTCAGGAGCGGAACGGCGGAAACGACGGAATCGAAAGTCTGACCCTTCAGGTCACCGAGCGTCTTGTCGAGGTTGAACGCATCGCCATTGATGAAGTTCACGCCCGGATAGAGCCGGACCAGGTGCTCGTAGAAATCCGTCGAATACTCGACGGCGACCAGATTTTCCGGCTTTACCCCGCGCCCGAGGATTGCCTTGGTGATCGCCCCGGTGCCCGGTCCAAGCTCGAGAACCGGCAAGCCGGAGTGCAGGTTGACGACGCTCGCCATCTTGCGCGCGGTGATGGAGGACGTGGGAACGATCGAACCGACGGTCTTCGGCCCCTGCATCATTCCCTTGAAGAAGCGGATCTCCTCATCGAACTTCTTGCCCAGCCGTTCCTTCAGGCGCAACGCCATGCCGTCCTCCTAGATATGCAACCAGCAGCCCGGTCCCTAATTGCGGCCAGTCGGCACGAAAAACAAGACCCGACGTCGCAATTGACAAAATTTGCGTAGTAAATGCGACGCGCGCCTAGACGCGCATCGGCATCAGCACATAGAGAGCGTCGTCACCGGCCGTGTCGCGAATGAGCGTTGGCGAGCCGGCATCGGCGAGCAGGAAGATCG harbors:
- a CDS encoding histidine phosphatase family protein; translated protein: MFGLYITHPQVKIDPAVPVPKWGLSETGAARTRKAAESSWVRQLRRIVSSHETKAIETAEILAAAAGVPVEIVHGMHENDRSATGFLPPPEFEKAADWFFAHPEESFRGWERAIDAQRRIVSAVTDVLASHDPALPIAFVGHGGVGTLLKCHLQGRPIRRDGDQPGGGGNLYCFSLADRRPSCDWTPIEEWQGWM
- the pmtA gene encoding phospholipid N-methyltransferase PmtA codes for the protein MALRLKERLGKKFDEEIRFFKGMMQGPKTVGSIVPTSSITARKMASVVNLHSGLPVLELGPGTGAITKAILGRGVKPENLVAVEYSTDFYEHLVRLYPGVNFINGDAFNLDKTLGDLKGQTFDSVVSAVPLLNFPMQARIALLESLLDRLPAGRPVVQISYGPVSPIIARPDRYHIQHFDFIVRNIPPAQLWIYRRS